A stretch of Salvelinus namaycush isolate Seneca chromosome 42, SaNama_1.0, whole genome shotgun sequence DNA encodes these proteins:
- the LOC120035075 gene encoding heart- and neural crest derivatives-expressed protein 2-like, protein MSLVGGFPHHPVMHHEGYSFAAAAAASRCHEENPYFHGWLISHPEMSPPDYSMAPSYSPDYSTGGPALDHAHYGGGIPGAGVAGIGMGPRPVKRRPTANRKERRRTQSINSAFSELRDCIPNVPADTKLSKIKTLRLATSYIAYLMDILDKDEQNGDAEAFKADFKKTEAKEERRKKEVSDVLKNTASSNDKKTKGRTGWPQHVWALELKQ, encoded by the exons ATGAGTTTAGTTGGTGGATTCCCTCACCATCCGGTGATGCATCATGAAGGCTACTCCTTCGCGGCAGCAGCAGCTGCAAGCCGCTGCCACGAAGAGAACCCCTACTTCCACGGTTGGCTGATAAGCCACCCGGAGATGTCTCCCCCAGACTACAGTATGGCACCCTCGTACAGCCCCGACTACTCCACCGGGGGCCCGGCGTTAGACCACGCACACTACGGAGGTGGTATCCCCGGGGCTGGCGTCGCTGGGATCGGGATGGGACCTCGGCCGGTGAAACGGAGACCTACGGCAAACCGAAAGGAGAGGCGCAGGACTCAGAGCATCAACAGCGCCTTCTCGGAGCTCAGGGATTGCATCCCTAATGTTCCTGCGGATACTAAGCTGTCCAAAATAAAGACCCTCCGGTTGGCTACCAGTTATATCGCCTACCTCATGGACATTCTGGACAAGGACGAGCAGAACGGCGACGCAGAGGCCTTCAAAGCGGACTTCAAAAAGACAGAagcaaaggaggagaggagaaagaaagaagtG AGTGACGTTTTGAAAAACACAGCGAGCAGCAATGACAAGAAAaccaaaggaaggactggttggCCGCAGCATGTCTGGGCTTTGGAACTCAAACAGTGA